One Pseudopipra pipra isolate bDixPip1 chromosome 30, bDixPip1.hap1, whole genome shotgun sequence genomic region harbors:
- the TIMELESS gene encoding protein timeless homolog isoform X2 has product MDWYMMNCELLATCSALGYLEGDVYHREPDCLESVKDLIRYLRHEDESRDVRQQLGAAQILQNDLLPILVQYPQDKVLFDAIVRLMVNLTQPALLCFGKVPVDAASRHHFLQVLSYLQAYKEAFASEKVFVVLSEKLYDLLQLDWEQRQEEDTLLIERILLLLRNVLHVPPDPTEEQGVDGDASVHDRVLWALHISGMDDLLKFLASAQVEQQWALHVLEIISLMFRDQNPEELAALGQGPAGAEHGEDTRELETLRQRELAEKRARALQRPSRHSRFGGSYVLQGLKSIGDRDVVFHKGLHNLKSYSHDLGKEPQRVPRRRQAAPESEPSRRSARNVRLFLRHFCQDFLEGCYNRLMLLVKDQLVREKAQQHDETYYLWATAFFMAFNRRRGFRPELVSETVSVRAFHFIEQNLTKYYEMALMDKKEATTWARRMHLALKAYQELLRTVQEMDRCPEQAVRDSSQVIKSNIFYLMEYRELFLTLFRKFDETKQPRSFLRDLVETAHLFLRMLERFCRGRASLVVQSKRVRRKKKPRAPTAVAPPPPSTAELEELWAGLAPQLQACLEGEVPLPEDVVPFDAASETPVEEQRAEALLRIQGCLRRSQVPQALRLLRSARDVWPEGDVFGAADAGPPEETRLLREILVAPLPQNAPPEPEEPEDEEEEDEEEEEQTVQVSEKEFNFLDYLKRFACAPVVRALVLLLRGYARNSPRTNHCAARLLHRLARDLRMEPLLFQLSLFALFHRLLSDPAAGAHQELVALAKFILGKFFALAATNKKAFVELLFWKNPTAVCEMTKGYSSLQEGEGAPRSRVPPWTPQEEQELRELYWKYKEVEGEDVIAAILAHLPAPGRTRRQVVKQLVRMGLASSARDFPRERKGTRIVLWTQEQEEELTRLFEEFQGSDDVLGNILKHLTARRSRARVVEKLLGLGLVSERKELYKKRRRKSHGHGPGTAAAGVQAVPAQDSSAEDEDSEEEEDEEDEMEEGPMEENWAPEEGAGQGLAQRLHQEGLAGPLRWLENCLRRAAGDREEDGVSHPVPLVPLAEENEDAMEDRRFQSLLRQLGLRPPASEQESFWRIPAALTPQQLRRAAASVAHHGPDPSGSPRDLPEPPQCPQDPGPAEELPAELGSDSESEEPVPVPVPSPVQSGTKRRWELDSEDEDGGSSAPSPLPPLPGPGLAPAAPCSEEDEEDEDPQPRGRRKRIRCLEEDEEEEEES; this is encoded by the exons ATGGACTGGTACATGATGAACTGCGAGCTCCTGGCCACCTGCAGCGCCCTGGGCTACCTGGAGGGTGACGTCTACCACCGGGAGCCCGATTGCCTGG agaGCGTCAAGGACCTGATCCGGTACCTGCGCCATGAGGACGAGAGCCGGGACGTGCGGCAGCAGCTGGGGGCAGCCCAGATCCTGCAGAACgacctcctgcccatcctggtGCAGTACCCGCAGGACAAGGTGCTCTTCGATGCCATCGTCAG GCTGATGGTGAACCTGACGCAGCCggccctgctctgctttgggaAGGTGCCCGTGGATGCAGCCTCCCGGCACCACTTTCTCCAGGTGTTGTCCTACCTGCAGGCCTACAAGGAG GCTTTCGCCAGCGAGAAGGTTTTCGTGGTGCTCAGCGAGAAGCTCTACGACCTCCTGCAGCTG gACTGGGAGCAGCGACAGGAGGAGGACACGCTGCTGATCGAGaggatcctgctgctgctgcgcaACGTGCTGCACGTCCCCCCGGACCCCACGGAGGAGCAG GGCGTGGACGGGGACGCCAGCGTGCACGACCGGGTGCTGTGGGCGCTGCACATCAGCGGCATGGACGACCTGCTCAAGTTCCTGGCCAGCGCCCAGGTGGAGCAGCAGTGGGCCCTGCACGTCCTGGAGATCATCTCCCTCATGTTCCGAGACCAG AACCCGGAGGAGCTGGCGGCGCTGGGACAGGGGCCGGCGGGCGCCGAGCATGGGGAGGACACGCGGGAGCTGGAGACGCTGCGGCAGCGGGAGCTGGCGGAGAAGAGGGCCCGGGCACTGCAGCGCCCGTCCAG gcactcCCGCTTCGGCGGCTCCTACGTCCTGCAGGGCCTGAAGTCGATCGGGGACCGGGATGTCGTGTTCCACAAAGGGCTGCACAAC CTGAAGAGCTACAGCCACGACCTGGGCAAGGAGCCCCAGCGGGTGCCCCGGCGGCGCCAGGCGGCCCCCGAATCCGAGCCCTCGCGCCGCTCCGCCCGCAACGTCCGGCTCTTCCTGCGCCACTTCTGCCAGGACTTCCTGGAGGGCTGCTACAACCGCCTGATGCTGCTGGTCAAG gACCAGCTGGTGAGGGAGAAGGCTCAGCAGCACGATGAGACCTATTACCTGTGGGCCACCGCCTTCTTCATGGCCTTCAACCGGCGCCGCGGTTTCCGCCCGGAGCTGGTGTCGGAGACGGTGAGTGTCCGTGCCTTCCACTTCATTGAGCAGAACCTCACCAAATACTACGAGATGGCCCTGATGGACAAGAAGGAGGCAACAACCTGGGCCCGCAG GATGCACTTGGCCCTGAAGGCATACCAGGAGCTGCTGCGGACGGTGCAGGAGATGGACCGGTGCCCCGAGCAGGCGGTGCGGGACAGCAGCCAGGTCATCAAGA gcAACATCTTCTACCTGATGGAATACCGGGAGCTCTTCCTGACGCTCTTCCGCAAGTTCGATGAGACCAAGCAGCCGCGGAGCTTCCTGCGGGACCTGGTGGAGACGGCCCACCTCTTCCTCCGCATGCTGGAGCGCTTCTGCCGCGGCCGGGCCAGCCTCGTGGTGCAG AGCAAACGTGTCCGCAGGAAGAAGAAGCCACGGGCACCCACGGCCGTCGCCCCGCCGCCACCCAGCACCgcggagctggaggagctgtgggCGGGATTGGCCCCGCAGCTCCAGGCCTGCCTGGAG GGCGAGGTGCCCCTCCCCGAGGACGTGGTGCCCTTCGACGCCGCCTCGGAGACGCCGGTGGAGGAGCAGCGCGCGGAGGCTCTGCTGCGGATCCAGGGCTGCCTGCGGCGCTCCCAGGTGCCCCAGGCCCTGAGGCTGCTCCGCTCCGCCAG GGACGTCTGGCCCGAAGGGGACGTGTTCGGAGCTGCTGACGCGGGGCCGCCTGAGGAGACCCGGCTGCTGCGGGAGATCCTCGTCGCTCCCCTGCCCC AGAATGCACCCCCTGAGCCCGAGGAGCCGGAGGacgaggaagaggaggatgaagaagaggaggagcagacaGTGCAAGTGTCAGAGAAGGAATTCAACTTCCTCGACTACCTGAAGCG GTTCGCCTGTGCCCCCGTGGTGCGGgcgctggtgctgctgctgcgggGGTACGCGCGGAACAGCCCCCGCACCAACCACTGCGCCGCGCGGCTGCTGCACCGCCTGGCCCGCGACCTGCGCATGGAGCCGCTGCTCTTCCAGCTCTCCCTCTTCGCCCTCTTCCACCGCCTGCTCAGCGACCCCGCGGCCGGCGCCCACCAG GAGCTGGTGGCCTTGGCCAAGTTCATCCTGGGCAAGTTCTTTGCGCTGGCGGCCACCAACAAAAAGGCCTTtgtggagctgctcttctgGAAGAACCCGACGGCCGTCTGCGAGATGACCAAGGGctacagctccctgcaggagggagaggg GGCTCCCAGGAGCCGGGTccccccctggaccccccaggaagagcaggagctgcgggaGCTGTACTGGAAGTACAAGGAGGTGGAAG gtgAGGATGTCATCGCTGCCATCCTGGCCCATCTCCCGGCTCCCGGGCGCACGCGGAGGCAGGTGGTGAAGCAGCTGGTGCGGATGGGGCtggccagcagtgccagggactTCCCACGGGAGAG GAAGGGCACCCGCATCGTGCTGTGGActcaggagcaggaggaggagctgaCGCGGCTTTTTGAGGAATTCCAGGGCTCGGACG ATGTCCTGGGGAACATCCTGAAGCACCTGACGGCGCGGCGGTCGCGGGCTCGGGTGGTGGAgaagctgctggggctggggctggtgtCGGAGCGCAAGGAGCTGTACAAGAAACGCCGGAGAAAGAGCCACGGCCACGGCCCCGGGACG GCTGCCGCTggtgtccaggctgtgccagcccaggacAGCTCAGCAGAGGATGAGGacagcgaggaggaggaggacgaggaggatGAAATGGAGGAAGGCCCCATGGAGGAGAACTGGGCACCCGAGgaaggggctgggcaggggctggctcAGCGTCTGCATCAGGAAG gcctGGCCGGGCCCCTGCGGTGGCTGGAGAACTGTCTGAGGAGGGCGGCGGGGGACCGAGAGGAGGATG GCGTGTCCCACCCGGTGCCGCTGGTGCCGCTGGCGGAGGAGAACGAGGATGCCATGGAGGATCGGCGCTTCCAGAGCCTGCTGCGGCAGCTGGGGCTGCGGCCCCCGGCCAGCGAGCAG GAATCCTTCTGGCGCATCCCGGCTGCCCTCACCCCGCAGCAGCTCCGACGCGCGGCCGCCTCCGTCGCCCACCACGGCCCTGACCCCTCAGGGTCCCCCCGGGACCTGCCAGagccaccccagtgcccccaggaCCCTGGTCCAG CAGAAGAGCTGCCGGCAGAGCTGGGATCGGACTCGGAGAG CGAGGAGCCggtccctgtccccgtccccaGCCCGGTGCAGTCGGGCACCAAGAGGCGCTGGGAGCTCGACAGTGAGGATGAGGACGGCGGGAGCTCAG CTCCCTCCCCTCTTCCTCCACTCCCAGGTCCCGGGctggcccctgcagccccctgctccgaggaggatgaggaggatgaggacCCACAGCCCCGGGGGAGGCGGAAGCGCATCCGCTGCctggaggaggatgaggaggaggaggaggagagttGA
- the TIMELESS gene encoding protein timeless homolog isoform X1 translates to MDWYMMNCELLATCSALGYLEGDVYHREPDCLESVKDLIRYLRHEDESRDVRQQLGAAQILQNDLLPILVQYPQDKVLFDAIVRLMVNLTQPALLCFGKVPVDAASRHHFLQVLSYLQAYKEAFASEKVFVVLSEKLYDLLQLDWEQRQEEDTLLIERILLLLRNVLHVPPDPTEEQGVDGDASVHDRVLWALHISGMDDLLKFLASAQVEQQWALHVLEIISLMFRDQNPEELAALGQGPAGAEHGEDTRELETLRQRELAEKRARALQRPSRHSRFGGSYVLQGLKSIGDRDVVFHKGLHNLKSYSHDLGKEPQRVPRRRQAAPESEPSRRSARNVRLFLRHFCQDFLEGCYNRLMLLVKDQLVREKAQQHDETYYLWATAFFMAFNRRRGFRPELVSETVSVRAFHFIEQNLTKYYEMALMDKKEATTWARRMHLALKAYQELLRTVQEMDRCPEQAVRDSSQVIKSNIFYLMEYRELFLTLFRKFDETKQPRSFLRDLVETAHLFLRMLERFCRGRASLVVQSKRVRRKKKPRAPTAVAPPPPSTAELEELWAGLAPQLQACLEGEVPLPEDVVPFDAASETPVEEQRAEALLRIQGCLRRSQVPQALRLLRSARDVWPEGDVFGAADAGPPEETRLLREILVAPLPQNAPPEPEEPEDEEEEDEEEEEQTVQVSEKEFNFLDYLKRFACAPVVRALVLLLRGYARNSPRTNHCAARLLHRLARDLRMEPLLFQLSLFALFHRLLSDPAAGAHQELVALAKFILGKFFALAATNKKAFVELLFWKNPTAVCEMTKGYSSLQEGEGAPRSRVPPWTPQEEQELRELYWKYKEVEGEDVIAAILAHLPAPGRTRRQVVKQLVRMGLASSARDFPRERKGTRIVLWTQEQEEELTRLFEEFQGSDDVLGNILKHLTARRSRARVVEKLLGLGLVSERKELYKKRRRKSHGHGPGTAAAGVQAVPAQDSSAEDEDSEEEEDEEDEMEEGPMEENWAPEEGAGQGLAQRLHQEGLAGPLRWLENCLRRAAGDREEDGVSHPVPLVPLAEENEDAMEDRRFQSLLRQLGLRPPASEQESFWRIPAALTPQQLRRAAASVAHHGPDPSGSPRDLPEPPQCPQDPGPGEGPGWGCGTPTSGDGPEPLSLCPSAEELPAELGSDSESEEPVPVPVPSPVQSGTKRRWELDSEDEDGGSSAPSPLPPLPGPGLAPAAPCSEEDEEDEDPQPRGRRKRIRCLEEDEEEEEES, encoded by the exons ATGGACTGGTACATGATGAACTGCGAGCTCCTGGCCACCTGCAGCGCCCTGGGCTACCTGGAGGGTGACGTCTACCACCGGGAGCCCGATTGCCTGG agaGCGTCAAGGACCTGATCCGGTACCTGCGCCATGAGGACGAGAGCCGGGACGTGCGGCAGCAGCTGGGGGCAGCCCAGATCCTGCAGAACgacctcctgcccatcctggtGCAGTACCCGCAGGACAAGGTGCTCTTCGATGCCATCGTCAG GCTGATGGTGAACCTGACGCAGCCggccctgctctgctttgggaAGGTGCCCGTGGATGCAGCCTCCCGGCACCACTTTCTCCAGGTGTTGTCCTACCTGCAGGCCTACAAGGAG GCTTTCGCCAGCGAGAAGGTTTTCGTGGTGCTCAGCGAGAAGCTCTACGACCTCCTGCAGCTG gACTGGGAGCAGCGACAGGAGGAGGACACGCTGCTGATCGAGaggatcctgctgctgctgcgcaACGTGCTGCACGTCCCCCCGGACCCCACGGAGGAGCAG GGCGTGGACGGGGACGCCAGCGTGCACGACCGGGTGCTGTGGGCGCTGCACATCAGCGGCATGGACGACCTGCTCAAGTTCCTGGCCAGCGCCCAGGTGGAGCAGCAGTGGGCCCTGCACGTCCTGGAGATCATCTCCCTCATGTTCCGAGACCAG AACCCGGAGGAGCTGGCGGCGCTGGGACAGGGGCCGGCGGGCGCCGAGCATGGGGAGGACACGCGGGAGCTGGAGACGCTGCGGCAGCGGGAGCTGGCGGAGAAGAGGGCCCGGGCACTGCAGCGCCCGTCCAG gcactcCCGCTTCGGCGGCTCCTACGTCCTGCAGGGCCTGAAGTCGATCGGGGACCGGGATGTCGTGTTCCACAAAGGGCTGCACAAC CTGAAGAGCTACAGCCACGACCTGGGCAAGGAGCCCCAGCGGGTGCCCCGGCGGCGCCAGGCGGCCCCCGAATCCGAGCCCTCGCGCCGCTCCGCCCGCAACGTCCGGCTCTTCCTGCGCCACTTCTGCCAGGACTTCCTGGAGGGCTGCTACAACCGCCTGATGCTGCTGGTCAAG gACCAGCTGGTGAGGGAGAAGGCTCAGCAGCACGATGAGACCTATTACCTGTGGGCCACCGCCTTCTTCATGGCCTTCAACCGGCGCCGCGGTTTCCGCCCGGAGCTGGTGTCGGAGACGGTGAGTGTCCGTGCCTTCCACTTCATTGAGCAGAACCTCACCAAATACTACGAGATGGCCCTGATGGACAAGAAGGAGGCAACAACCTGGGCCCGCAG GATGCACTTGGCCCTGAAGGCATACCAGGAGCTGCTGCGGACGGTGCAGGAGATGGACCGGTGCCCCGAGCAGGCGGTGCGGGACAGCAGCCAGGTCATCAAGA gcAACATCTTCTACCTGATGGAATACCGGGAGCTCTTCCTGACGCTCTTCCGCAAGTTCGATGAGACCAAGCAGCCGCGGAGCTTCCTGCGGGACCTGGTGGAGACGGCCCACCTCTTCCTCCGCATGCTGGAGCGCTTCTGCCGCGGCCGGGCCAGCCTCGTGGTGCAG AGCAAACGTGTCCGCAGGAAGAAGAAGCCACGGGCACCCACGGCCGTCGCCCCGCCGCCACCCAGCACCgcggagctggaggagctgtgggCGGGATTGGCCCCGCAGCTCCAGGCCTGCCTGGAG GGCGAGGTGCCCCTCCCCGAGGACGTGGTGCCCTTCGACGCCGCCTCGGAGACGCCGGTGGAGGAGCAGCGCGCGGAGGCTCTGCTGCGGATCCAGGGCTGCCTGCGGCGCTCCCAGGTGCCCCAGGCCCTGAGGCTGCTCCGCTCCGCCAG GGACGTCTGGCCCGAAGGGGACGTGTTCGGAGCTGCTGACGCGGGGCCGCCTGAGGAGACCCGGCTGCTGCGGGAGATCCTCGTCGCTCCCCTGCCCC AGAATGCACCCCCTGAGCCCGAGGAGCCGGAGGacgaggaagaggaggatgaagaagaggaggagcagacaGTGCAAGTGTCAGAGAAGGAATTCAACTTCCTCGACTACCTGAAGCG GTTCGCCTGTGCCCCCGTGGTGCGGgcgctggtgctgctgctgcgggGGTACGCGCGGAACAGCCCCCGCACCAACCACTGCGCCGCGCGGCTGCTGCACCGCCTGGCCCGCGACCTGCGCATGGAGCCGCTGCTCTTCCAGCTCTCCCTCTTCGCCCTCTTCCACCGCCTGCTCAGCGACCCCGCGGCCGGCGCCCACCAG GAGCTGGTGGCCTTGGCCAAGTTCATCCTGGGCAAGTTCTTTGCGCTGGCGGCCACCAACAAAAAGGCCTTtgtggagctgctcttctgGAAGAACCCGACGGCCGTCTGCGAGATGACCAAGGGctacagctccctgcaggagggagaggg GGCTCCCAGGAGCCGGGTccccccctggaccccccaggaagagcaggagctgcgggaGCTGTACTGGAAGTACAAGGAGGTGGAAG gtgAGGATGTCATCGCTGCCATCCTGGCCCATCTCCCGGCTCCCGGGCGCACGCGGAGGCAGGTGGTGAAGCAGCTGGTGCGGATGGGGCtggccagcagtgccagggactTCCCACGGGAGAG GAAGGGCACCCGCATCGTGCTGTGGActcaggagcaggaggaggagctgaCGCGGCTTTTTGAGGAATTCCAGGGCTCGGACG ATGTCCTGGGGAACATCCTGAAGCACCTGACGGCGCGGCGGTCGCGGGCTCGGGTGGTGGAgaagctgctggggctggggctggtgtCGGAGCGCAAGGAGCTGTACAAGAAACGCCGGAGAAAGAGCCACGGCCACGGCCCCGGGACG GCTGCCGCTggtgtccaggctgtgccagcccaggacAGCTCAGCAGAGGATGAGGacagcgaggaggaggaggacgaggaggatGAAATGGAGGAAGGCCCCATGGAGGAGAACTGGGCACCCGAGgaaggggctgggcaggggctggctcAGCGTCTGCATCAGGAAG gcctGGCCGGGCCCCTGCGGTGGCTGGAGAACTGTCTGAGGAGGGCGGCGGGGGACCGAGAGGAGGATG GCGTGTCCCACCCGGTGCCGCTGGTGCCGCTGGCGGAGGAGAACGAGGATGCCATGGAGGATCGGCGCTTCCAGAGCCTGCTGCGGCAGCTGGGGCTGCGGCCCCCGGCCAGCGAGCAG GAATCCTTCTGGCGCATCCCGGCTGCCCTCACCCCGCAGCAGCTCCGACGCGCGGCCGCCTCCGTCGCCCACCACGGCCCTGACCCCTCAGGGTCCCCCCGGGACCTGCCAGagccaccccagtgcccccaggaCCCTGGTCCAGGTgaggggccgggctgggggtgtgggacccCCACCAGTGGGGACGGCCCCGAGCCCCTCTCCTTGTGCCCCTCAGCAGAAGAGCTGCCGGCAGAGCTGGGATCGGACTCGGAGAG CGAGGAGCCggtccctgtccccgtccccaGCCCGGTGCAGTCGGGCACCAAGAGGCGCTGGGAGCTCGACAGTGAGGATGAGGACGGCGGGAGCTCAG CTCCCTCCCCTCTTCCTCCACTCCCAGGTCCCGGGctggcccctgcagccccctgctccgaggaggatgaggaggatgaggacCCACAGCCCCGGGGGAGGCGGAAGCGCATCCGCTGCctggaggaggatgaggaggaggaggaggagagttGA
- the TIMELESS gene encoding protein timeless homolog isoform X4, with translation MDWYMMNCELLATCSALGYLEGDVYHREPDCLESVKDLIRYLRHEDESRDVRQQLGAAQILQNDLLPILVQYPQDKVLFDAIVRLMVNLTQPALLCFGKVPVDAASRHHFLQVLSYLQAYKEAFASEKVFVVLSEKLYDLLQLDWEQRQEEDTLLIERILLLLRNVLHVPPDPTEEQGVDGDASVHDRVLWALHISGMDDLLKFLASAQVEQQWALHVLEIISLMFRDQNPEELAALGQGPAGAEHGEDTRELETLRQRELAEKRARALQRPSRHSRFGGSYVLQGLKSIGDRDVVFHKGLHNLKSYSHDLGKEPQRVPRRRQAAPESEPSRRSARNVRLFLRHFCQDFLEGCYNRLMLLVKDQLVREKAQQHDETYYLWATAFFMAFNRRRGFRPELVSETVSVRAFHFIEQNLTKYYEMALMDKKEATTWARRMHLALKAYQELLRTVQEMDRCPEQAVRDSSQVIKSNIFYLMEYRELFLTLFRKFDETKQPRSFLRDLVETAHLFLRMLERFCRGRASLVVQSKRVRRKKKPRAPTAVAPPPPSTAELEELWAGLAPQLQACLEGEVPLPEDVVPFDAASETPVEEQRAEALLRIQGCLRRSQVPQALRLLRSARDVWPEGDVFGAADAGPPEETRLLREILVAPLPQNAPPEPEEPEDEEEEDEEEEEQTVQVSEKEFNFLDYLKRFACAPVVRALVLLLRGYARNSPRTNHCAARLLHRLARDLRMEPLLFQLSLFALFHRLLSDPAAGAHQELVALAKFILGKFFALAATNKKAFVELLFWKNPTAVCEMTKGYSSLQEGEGAPRSRVPPWTPQEEQELRELYWKYKEVEGEDVIAAILAHLPAPGRTRRQVVKQLVRMGLASSARDFPRERKGTRIVLWTQEQEEELTRLFEEFQGSDDVLGNILKHLTARRSRARVVEKLLGLGLVSERKELYKKRRRKSHGHGPGTAAAGVQAVPAQDSSAEDEDSEEEEDEEDEMEEGPMEENWAPEEGAGQGLAQRLHQEGLAGPLRWLENCLRRAAGDREEDGVSHPVPLVPLAEENEDAMEDRRFQSLLRQLGLRPPASEQESFWRIPAALTPQQLRRAAASVAHHGPDPSGSPRDLPEPPQCPQDPGPAEELPAELGSDSESEEPVPVPVPSPVQSGTKRRWELDSEDEDGGSSGPGLAPAAPCSEEDEEDEDPQPRGRRKRIRCLEEDEEEEEES, from the exons ATGGACTGGTACATGATGAACTGCGAGCTCCTGGCCACCTGCAGCGCCCTGGGCTACCTGGAGGGTGACGTCTACCACCGGGAGCCCGATTGCCTGG agaGCGTCAAGGACCTGATCCGGTACCTGCGCCATGAGGACGAGAGCCGGGACGTGCGGCAGCAGCTGGGGGCAGCCCAGATCCTGCAGAACgacctcctgcccatcctggtGCAGTACCCGCAGGACAAGGTGCTCTTCGATGCCATCGTCAG GCTGATGGTGAACCTGACGCAGCCggccctgctctgctttgggaAGGTGCCCGTGGATGCAGCCTCCCGGCACCACTTTCTCCAGGTGTTGTCCTACCTGCAGGCCTACAAGGAG GCTTTCGCCAGCGAGAAGGTTTTCGTGGTGCTCAGCGAGAAGCTCTACGACCTCCTGCAGCTG gACTGGGAGCAGCGACAGGAGGAGGACACGCTGCTGATCGAGaggatcctgctgctgctgcgcaACGTGCTGCACGTCCCCCCGGACCCCACGGAGGAGCAG GGCGTGGACGGGGACGCCAGCGTGCACGACCGGGTGCTGTGGGCGCTGCACATCAGCGGCATGGACGACCTGCTCAAGTTCCTGGCCAGCGCCCAGGTGGAGCAGCAGTGGGCCCTGCACGTCCTGGAGATCATCTCCCTCATGTTCCGAGACCAG AACCCGGAGGAGCTGGCGGCGCTGGGACAGGGGCCGGCGGGCGCCGAGCATGGGGAGGACACGCGGGAGCTGGAGACGCTGCGGCAGCGGGAGCTGGCGGAGAAGAGGGCCCGGGCACTGCAGCGCCCGTCCAG gcactcCCGCTTCGGCGGCTCCTACGTCCTGCAGGGCCTGAAGTCGATCGGGGACCGGGATGTCGTGTTCCACAAAGGGCTGCACAAC CTGAAGAGCTACAGCCACGACCTGGGCAAGGAGCCCCAGCGGGTGCCCCGGCGGCGCCAGGCGGCCCCCGAATCCGAGCCCTCGCGCCGCTCCGCCCGCAACGTCCGGCTCTTCCTGCGCCACTTCTGCCAGGACTTCCTGGAGGGCTGCTACAACCGCCTGATGCTGCTGGTCAAG gACCAGCTGGTGAGGGAGAAGGCTCAGCAGCACGATGAGACCTATTACCTGTGGGCCACCGCCTTCTTCATGGCCTTCAACCGGCGCCGCGGTTTCCGCCCGGAGCTGGTGTCGGAGACGGTGAGTGTCCGTGCCTTCCACTTCATTGAGCAGAACCTCACCAAATACTACGAGATGGCCCTGATGGACAAGAAGGAGGCAACAACCTGGGCCCGCAG GATGCACTTGGCCCTGAAGGCATACCAGGAGCTGCTGCGGACGGTGCAGGAGATGGACCGGTGCCCCGAGCAGGCGGTGCGGGACAGCAGCCAGGTCATCAAGA gcAACATCTTCTACCTGATGGAATACCGGGAGCTCTTCCTGACGCTCTTCCGCAAGTTCGATGAGACCAAGCAGCCGCGGAGCTTCCTGCGGGACCTGGTGGAGACGGCCCACCTCTTCCTCCGCATGCTGGAGCGCTTCTGCCGCGGCCGGGCCAGCCTCGTGGTGCAG AGCAAACGTGTCCGCAGGAAGAAGAAGCCACGGGCACCCACGGCCGTCGCCCCGCCGCCACCCAGCACCgcggagctggaggagctgtgggCGGGATTGGCCCCGCAGCTCCAGGCCTGCCTGGAG GGCGAGGTGCCCCTCCCCGAGGACGTGGTGCCCTTCGACGCCGCCTCGGAGACGCCGGTGGAGGAGCAGCGCGCGGAGGCTCTGCTGCGGATCCAGGGCTGCCTGCGGCGCTCCCAGGTGCCCCAGGCCCTGAGGCTGCTCCGCTCCGCCAG GGACGTCTGGCCCGAAGGGGACGTGTTCGGAGCTGCTGACGCGGGGCCGCCTGAGGAGACCCGGCTGCTGCGGGAGATCCTCGTCGCTCCCCTGCCCC AGAATGCACCCCCTGAGCCCGAGGAGCCGGAGGacgaggaagaggaggatgaagaagaggaggagcagacaGTGCAAGTGTCAGAGAAGGAATTCAACTTCCTCGACTACCTGAAGCG GTTCGCCTGTGCCCCCGTGGTGCGGgcgctggtgctgctgctgcgggGGTACGCGCGGAACAGCCCCCGCACCAACCACTGCGCCGCGCGGCTGCTGCACCGCCTGGCCCGCGACCTGCGCATGGAGCCGCTGCTCTTCCAGCTCTCCCTCTTCGCCCTCTTCCACCGCCTGCTCAGCGACCCCGCGGCCGGCGCCCACCAG GAGCTGGTGGCCTTGGCCAAGTTCATCCTGGGCAAGTTCTTTGCGCTGGCGGCCACCAACAAAAAGGCCTTtgtggagctgctcttctgGAAGAACCCGACGGCCGTCTGCGAGATGACCAAGGGctacagctccctgcaggagggagaggg GGCTCCCAGGAGCCGGGTccccccctggaccccccaggaagagcaggagctgcgggaGCTGTACTGGAAGTACAAGGAGGTGGAAG gtgAGGATGTCATCGCTGCCATCCTGGCCCATCTCCCGGCTCCCGGGCGCACGCGGAGGCAGGTGGTGAAGCAGCTGGTGCGGATGGGGCtggccagcagtgccagggactTCCCACGGGAGAG GAAGGGCACCCGCATCGTGCTGTGGActcaggagcaggaggaggagctgaCGCGGCTTTTTGAGGAATTCCAGGGCTCGGACG ATGTCCTGGGGAACATCCTGAAGCACCTGACGGCGCGGCGGTCGCGGGCTCGGGTGGTGGAgaagctgctggggctggggctggtgtCGGAGCGCAAGGAGCTGTACAAGAAACGCCGGAGAAAGAGCCACGGCCACGGCCCCGGGACG GCTGCCGCTggtgtccaggctgtgccagcccaggacAGCTCAGCAGAGGATGAGGacagcgaggaggaggaggacgaggaggatGAAATGGAGGAAGGCCCCATGGAGGAGAACTGGGCACCCGAGgaaggggctgggcaggggctggctcAGCGTCTGCATCAGGAAG gcctGGCCGGGCCCCTGCGGTGGCTGGAGAACTGTCTGAGGAGGGCGGCGGGGGACCGAGAGGAGGATG GCGTGTCCCACCCGGTGCCGCTGGTGCCGCTGGCGGAGGAGAACGAGGATGCCATGGAGGATCGGCGCTTCCAGAGCCTGCTGCGGCAGCTGGGGCTGCGGCCCCCGGCCAGCGAGCAG GAATCCTTCTGGCGCATCCCGGCTGCCCTCACCCCGCAGCAGCTCCGACGCGCGGCCGCCTCCGTCGCCCACCACGGCCCTGACCCCTCAGGGTCCCCCCGGGACCTGCCAGagccaccccagtgcccccaggaCCCTGGTCCAG CAGAAGAGCTGCCGGCAGAGCTGGGATCGGACTCGGAGAG CGAGGAGCCggtccctgtccccgtccccaGCCCGGTGCAGTCGGGCACCAAGAGGCGCTGGGAGCTCGACAGTGAGGATGAGGACGGCGGGAGCTCAG GTCCCGGGctggcccctgcagccccctgctccgaggaggatgaggaggatgaggacCCACAGCCCCGGGGGAGGCGGAAGCGCATCCGCTGCctggaggaggatgaggaggaggaggaggagagttGA